The Tripterygium wilfordii isolate XIE 37 chromosome 4, ASM1340144v1, whole genome shotgun sequence genome has a window encoding:
- the LOC119996046 gene encoding U-box domain-containing protein 13-like translates to MAKCHRNVVGSLVLDHRAATSSAGSGHFRIWTAFSGSAFRRKIFDALSCGGSSRFRHHMEEESETVSTSTATTTAITTIADVCNGSDERKSGKKGEVAPVHTKSKVKSEKLSDLLSLAEAENEMETRRKEEALEELKRVVRELQCEEEAKRRRAAADVRLLAKDDSEARVTLAMLGAIPPLVELLDLEDLDTQIASLYALLNLCIGNDANKAAIVQAGAVYKILKIIESPNAPNPALSEAIVANFLGLSALDSNKPVIGSSGAIPFLVKTLNNLDSHSSPQAKQDALRALYNLSISSSNISLIIETDLIAFLINTLGDMEVSERMLSILGNVVSAREGRKAISSAPDAFPILVDVLNWTDSPGCQEKASYILMVMAHKTYGDRHAMIEAGIVSSLLELTLLGSTLAQNRASRILERLRVDKGKQVSENYGGNVGAVVSAPICGSSSFSLNPNGGSKECLEEDEGMSEEKKAVKHLVQQSLQNNMRRIVKRANLPQDFVPSEHFKSLTAISTSKSLPF, encoded by the exons ATGGCGAAGTGTCACCGGAACGTTGTCGGATCCCTGGTTCTAGACCACCGAGCTGCCACTTCATCTGCTGGAAGCGGTCATTTCCGGATATGGACTGCTTTCTCTGGTTCTGCATTCCGCCGCAAAATCTTCGACGCTCTCAGTTGCGGCGGCTCCTCCCGTTTTCGCCACCACATGGAAGAAGAGAGTGAGACGGTTTCTACATCCACGGCCACTACAACCGCCATTACTACCATTGCTGATGTTTGCAATGGTAGCGATGAGAGAAAGTCAGGGAAGAAAGGTGAAGTGGCGCCGGTTCATACGAAGTCGAAGGTGAAATCGGAGAAGTTGTCGGATCTGCTGAGCTTGGCTGAGGCGGAGAATGAGATGGAGACGAGGAGGAAAGAAGAGGCGTTAGAGGAGTTGAAGCGAGTGGTGAGGGAATTGCAGTGTGAAGAAGAGGCGAAGAGGAGAAGAGCTGCTGCCGATGTGAGGCTGCTCGCCAAGGACGATTCGGAGGCAAGAGTGACGTTGGCGATGCTCGGTGCGATCCCTCCTTTAGTTGAATTGCTCGATTTGGAAGACCTCGATACACAGATCGCTTCACTCTATGCTCTGCTCAATCTCTGTATTGGCAATGATGC GAACAAAGCGGCCATTGTCCAAGCTGGGGCTGTTTACAAGATTCTAAAGATAATTGAATCTCCAAATGCTCCAAATCCAGCACTATCAGAAGCAATAGTGGCTAATTTTCTAGGCTTGAGTGCATTGGACTCAAATAAACCAGTCATTGGTTCTTCAGGTGCAATTCCTTTCTTGGTAAAAACTCTCAATAATTTAGACAGCCATAGTAGCCCACAAGCAAAACAAGATGCTCTCCGGGCTCTATATAACCTTTCAATATCCTCATCAAACATCTCCCTCATTATAGAGACCGATCTTATAGCCTTTCTCATTAATACATTGGGGGATATGGAAGTGAGTGAAAGAATGCTTTCAATTTTGGGCAATGTTGTATCAGCCCGGGAAGGTCGAAAAGCAATTAGCAGTGCGCCAGATGCATTCCCTATTTTGGTTGATGTCTTGAACTGGACTGACTCGCCAGGATGCCAGGAGAAGGCATCATACATTTTGATGGTGATGGCACACAAAACCTATGGAGATAGGCATGCCATGATTGAGGCTGGAATTGTGTCATCATTGCTCGAATTAACTCTTTTGGGTAGTACATTGGCACAGAATAGGGCATCAAGGATCCTGGAACGCTTGAGAGTGGATAAGGGAAAGCAAGTTTCGGAGAATTATGGTGGTAATGTGGGTGCGGTTGTATCTGCCCCTATTTGTGGCTCTTCATCATTTTCTCTGAATCCAAATGGAGGTTCAAAGGAATGTTTGGAAGAGGATGAAGGTATGAGTGAAGAGAAGAAGGCAGTTAAGCATTTAGTCCAACAGAGCTTGCAGAACAATATGAGGAGAATTGTAAAGAGGGCCAATTTGCCACAAGATTTTGTTCCATCTGAACATTTTAAGTCCCTTACAGCGATTTCTACATCAAAAAGCTTACCATTTTAA
- the LOC119997113 gene encoding two-component response regulator ARR12-like, with the protein MTVEQVVGDGRDQFPIGMRVLAVDDDPTCLLLLDTLLRRCQYHVTTTNQAITALELLRENKNTFDLVISDVHMPDMDGFKLLELVGLEMDLPVIMLSANGDTKLVMKGITHGACDYLLKPIRIEELRNIWQHVIRRKKVDNKVRNISDNQEKPHQGSDETTGLGNSEQKLNKKRKDQNEEDDEDHDENDHDIDDSSAQKKPRVVWSVELHRKFVAAVNQLGIDKAVPKKIQELMNVEKLTRENVASHLQKYRLYLKRISCVANQQANMVAALGSTDSSCLQLGSVNGYGFHALSGAGQFHNPALRTLQPSGMLGRLNTPTGLGLHGLQTPGMMQLNQVQNSGNLANDQAQFQPLMLPGNHNGNILQGMPMSLDFEQLQSNKSITCIGEIPDVIDDTTAFPVSSGFPDAKIESSNHLLGVTNKPLMLEGLLQESQGGQKFGKQSPISVASLNSGFSSHVLDHARCSDSWSSADQSTSSQSNSFQLSERFKRASQRASNVRESMSMLAFQMGNNSCDVSSMSSLPPQFQEAKADLQSQPDLDNGCAGQIINNALQGWDDRRHDTSYVSRAAVNSAIPINVPGRPLGQNMDPYNLVLQRTTDFSLTRQSSFVDSLPLPMKNNETENSALETLLKSKDSHIMGPQKMQGSYITNNFGYLEDIAIAMVKQEPDKGNSIQGDFGSDAYSFRRCM; encoded by the exons ATGACTGTAGAGCAAGTAGTTGGTGACGGCAGAGATCAATTTCCGATTGGTATGAGAGTTTTGGCCGTTGACGATGACCCAACTTGTCTATTGTTGCTGGACACTTTGCTTCGTCGCTGCCAGTACCACG TTACCACGACAAACCAGGCAATCACTGCACTGGAGCTGCTGAGAGAAAACAAGAATACATTTGACTTGGTTATTAGTGATGTCCATATGCCAGACATGGATGGTTTTAAGCTGCTTGAGCTCGTTGGGCTTGAGATGGACCTTCCTGTTATAA TGTTGTCAGCAAATGGTGATACCAAGCTTGTAATGAAGGGGATAACTCATGGAGCTTGTGATTATTTACTCAAACCTATACGGATTGAGGAGCTGAGGAACATATGGCAGCATGTGATAAGGAGAAAGAAAGTTGATAACAAGGTCAGGAATATTTCTGACAATCAAGAGAAGCCTCATCAAGGAAGCGATGAAACCACAGGATTAGGAAATTCGGAGCAGAAGCTTAACAAAAAGCGAAAGGACCAAAATGAGGAGGACGATGAAGACCATGATGAGAATGATCATGATATTGATGATTCTTCAGCTCAGAAGAAGCCTCGCGTTGTCTGGTCGGTAGAGCTACATCGCAAGTTTGTTGCAGCTGTTAATCAGCTTGGAATTGACA AGGCTGTGCCTAAAAAGATTCAAGAGTTAATGAATGTGGAAAAGCTTACAAGAGAAAATGTGGCAAGCCATCTCCAG AAATATAGGCTCTACCTTAAGAGGATCAGCTGTGTGGCAAACCAGCAAGCCAATATGGTGGCAGCCTTGGGTAGTACCGATTCTTCATGTTTACAATTGGGTTCTGTGAATGGATATGGATTCCATGCTTTGTCTGGAGCAGGCCAGTTTCATAATCCGGCTCTCAGAACTCTCCAACCTAGTGGGATGCTTGGTAGATTGAATACTCCTACTGGTCTGGGTCTGCATGGTCTTCAGACTCCTGGAATGATGCAATTGAATCAAGTGCAAAACTCAGGCAACTTGGCCAATGATCAAGCTCAGTTCCAGCCACTCATGCTTCCTGGAAACCATAATGGGAACATACTTCAAGGGATGCCCATGTCTTTAGATTTTGAACAGCTACAGTCAAACAAGAGTATTACGTGCATTGGAGAGATTCCCGATGTCATTGATGATACAACTGCTTTCCCTGTTTCTAGTGGCTTCCCAGATGCAAAAATAGAGAGTTCAAACCATCTCCTTGGTGTCACAAACAAACCATTGATGTTAGAAGGACTCCTTCAAGAAAGCCAAGGTGGCCAAAAATTCGGAAAACAATCTCCTATATCGGTTGCCTCTTTAAATTCAGGATTTTCGTCCCATGTTCTGGACCATGCTAGATGTAGTGACAGCTGGTCAAGTGCTGATCAATCAACCAGTTCCCAATCCAATTCTTTTCAGTTAAGTGAGCGTTTTAAACGGGCTAGTCAACGTGCTAGTAATGTGagagaaagcatgtctatgTTGGCTTTCCAAATGGGAAATAATTCCTGTGATGTTTCTTCTATGTCTTCACTACCCCCACAGTTTCAGGAGGCAAAAGCTGATTTACAAAGCCAACCAGATTTAGATAACGGTTGTGCTGGCCAAATAATTAACAATGCCCTGCAAGGTTGGGATGACCGTAGACACGACACATCCTACGTTTCAAGAGCTGCGGTAAACTCAGCTATTCCTATTAATGTTCCTGGACGTCCACTGGGCCAGAACATGGATCCTTATAATCTAGTTCTCCAGAGAACCACAGATTTCAGTTTGACAAGACAATCAAGTTTTGTTGATTCATTACCCTTACccatgaagaataatgagacaGAGAATTCGGCTTTAGAGACACTGCTGAAGTCAAAGGACAGCCATATCATGGGCCCACAAAAGATGCAGGGCAGTTACATTACCAACAATTTTGGATACTTAGAAGACatagcaattgcaatggtgaaACAG GAACCGGACAAGGGGAATTCAATTCAAGGAGACTTTGGATCTGATGCTTATTCGTTCAGGAGATGCATGTAA
- the LOC119997115 gene encoding uncharacterized protein LOC119997115 → MSHHSAPFPSCFRPSSTAGDHINRFPPTHPPSSSASGNPTVNTCLYQTDLGIFSVTWSRTILGHSLHLYLHPIDSARNGGSSPMYLSDPLSLSTLYFHLHIKPFCFWKKHGSKKLNFINQENRKTRRPTVQIFWDLSKAKFGSGASPEPQYGFYIAVVVDGEMTLLVGDLTKEAYSKAKAKKPERNQGLVLRREHLFGNRVYTTKARFGGKNRAISIDCSVEGDTRLCFSVDNRRVLLIKPLKWKFRGNETIEVDGVPVQVSWDVYNWFFDEFKNGHAVFMFRFEEEEEEEEEDSEKKIEACRVEGNEKNGVISWQQNLEWRKMRKSWLRTARSSSSSSMSISSASNSSCSSSVMEWVDADDAESIRPNNGFSLLVYAWRK, encoded by the coding sequence ATGTCCCACCACTCCGCTCCTTTCCCTTCCTGCTTCCGCCCCTCCTCCACCGCCGGGGACCACATTAACCGCTTTCCTCCGACCCATCCACCGTCGTCATCCGCCTCGGGAAACCCCACCGTCAACACCTGCCTCTACCAGACCGATCTTGGGATCTTTTCCGTTACTTGGTCCCGCACAATACTTGGCCACTCACTCCACCTCTACCTCCACCCCATTGACTCCGCCAGAAACGGCGGTTCCTCTCCCATGTATCTCTCCGacccactttctctctctaccctGTATTTTCATCTCCACATCAAGCCCTTCTGTTTCTGGAAAAAACATGGATCCAAGAAACTCAATTTTATCAACCAAGAAAATAGGAAGACTAGAAGACCAACAGTTCAAATATTTTGGGATCTTAGTAAGGCGAAGTTCGGATCCGGAGCCAGCCCAGAACCACAATATGGATTCTATATAGCCGTGGTTGTTGACGGCGAAATGACGCTCCTCGTCGGCGATTTGACCAAGGAAGCTTATTCGAAGGCCAAAGCGAAAAAGCCGGAGAGAAATCAAGGTCTCGTTCTACGAAGAGAGCATTTGTTCGGAAACAGAGTTTACACTACAAAAGCGAGATTTGGGGGCAAGAACAGAGCAATTTCGATCGATTGCAGTGTCGAGGGTGACACTAGATTGTGTTTCAGTGTTGATAACAGAAGGGTTTTGTTAATTAAGCCTTTGAAGTGGAAATTTAGAGGGAATGAAACGATCGAAGTCGATGGTGTGCCTGTACAGGTCTCTTGGGATGTGTACAATTGGTTCTTCGACGAATTCAAAAATGGTCATGCTGTGTTCATGTTCaggtttgaagaagaagaagaagaagaagaagaagatagtgaGAAAAAAATAGAAGCTTGTAGGGTTGAAGGGAATGAGAAGAACGGCGTCATTTCTTGGCAGCAAAATTTGGAGTGGAGGAAAATGAGGAAGAGCTGGTTGAGGACTGCGAGGAGCTCGTCTTCGTCGTCGATGTCTATTTCTTCAGCGTCGAACTCCTCCTGTAGCTCGTCCGTGATGGAGTGGGTGGACGCGGATGATGCTGAGTCAATTAGGCCCAACAACGGCTTCTCTTTACTGGTTTATGCATGGAGGAAATGA
- the LOC119996130 gene encoding NADP-dependent glyceraldehyde-3-phosphate dehydrogenase-like — translation MASTGVFADIIDEEDRVFKYYSDGEWKKSSSRKSVSIINPTTRSVQFRVQACTQEEVNKTIEIAKVAQKSWAKTPLWKRAELLHKAAAILKEHKNPIAECLVKEIAKPAKDAVTEVVRSGDLVSYCAEEGVRILGEGKFLVSDSFPGNERTKYCLTSKIPLGVVLAIPPFNYPVNLAVSKIAPAIIAGNSLVLKPPTQGAVAALHMVHCFHLAGFPKGLISCVTGKGSEIGDFLTMHPGVNCISFTGGDTGIAISKKAGMIPLQMELGGKDACIVLEDADLDLAAANIVKGGFSYSGQRCTAVKVVLVMEFVADTLVQKVNAEVAKLTVGPPEDDCDITPVVTESSANFIEGLVMDAKQKGATFYQEYKRDGNLIWPLLLDNVRPDMRIAWEEPFGPVLPVIRISSVEEGINHCNASNFGLQGCVFTRDINKAILISDAMETGTVQINSAPARGPDHFPFQGLKDSGVGSQGITNSINMMTKVKSVVINLPTPSYTMG, via the exons ATGGCATCAACTGGAGTGTTTGCAGACATCATAGACGAAGAAGATAGGGTTTTCAAGTACTACTCTGATGGTGAGTGGAAGAAATCATCGTCGAGAAAATCAGTCAGCATCATCAATCCCACAACCAGAAGTGTACAATTCCGAGTTCAAG CTTGTACTCAAGAGGAGGTTAACAAGACCATAGAGATAGCAAAAGTGGCTCAGAAATCATGGGCAAAGACTCCACTGTGGAAAAGAGCGGAGTTGCTTCACAAGGCAGCTGCTATTTTGAAAGAGCACAAAAACCCTATTGCAGAGTGCCTTGTCAAGGAGATTGCTAAACCTGCGAAAGATGCAGTCACAGAG GTTGTTAGGTCTGGGGATTTAGTGTCATACTGTGCTGAAGAAGGAGTTAGAATTCTAGGGGAAGGGAAGTTTCTGGTTTCTGATAGTTTCCCTGGTAATGAAAGAACCAAATACTGTCTTACTTCAAAG ATTCCACTTGGTGTTGTATTAGCAATTCCACCTTTCAATTATCCTGTCAATCTTGCTGTTTCTAAAATTGCTCCAGCAATTATTGCTGGAAATTCCCTGGTGCTAAAGCCCCCGACTCAG GGTGCTGTAGCTGCACTTCACATGGTTCATTGCTTCCACTTGGCTGGTTTTCCCAAGGGCCTTATCAGCTGTGTTACGGGAAAGGGTTCAGAAATTGGTGACTTCCTTACGATGCATCCTGGCGTCAACTGTATAAg CTTCACAGGTGGAGACACTGGAATAGCCATCTCTAAGAAGGCAGGAATGATCCCTCTTCAGATGGAATTGGGAGGCAAAGATGCCTGCATTGTTCTAGAAGATGCTGATCTGGATTTGGCCGCAGCTAATATTGTTAAAGGAGGTTTCTCCTACAG TGGCCAAAGATGCACAGCTGTGAAGGTCGTCCTAGTCATGGAATTCGTTGCAGATACTCTTGTTCAGAAAGTTAATGCTGAAGTGGCAAAACTGACCGTTGGGCCACCCGAGGATGATTGTGATATCACTCCAGTTGTTACCGAATCTTCTGCTAACTTCATCGAGGGGCTAGTAATGGATGCCAAGCAAAAAGGAGCAACATTTTACCAGGAGTACAAGAGAGATGGCAACCTCATATGGCCACTGTTGTTAGATAATGTTCGACCTGATATGAGGATAGCATGGGAGGAGCCATTTGGTCCGGTTTTACCTGTCATCCGAATAAGCTCTGTTGAAGAGGGAATCAACCATTGCAATGCTAGCAATTTTGGTCTCCAG GGATGCGTCTTTACAAGAGACATAAACAAGGCAATCTTAATCAGTGATGCAATGGAGACCGGAACAGTCCAGATAAATTCAGCTCCAGCTCGCGGCCCAGATCACTTTCCTTTCCAG GGTCTGAAGGACAGTGGAGTCGGTTCTCAAGGCATTACCAATAGTATTAATATGATGACGAAGGTTAAAAGCGTAGTAATCAACTTACCTACTCCTTCATACACAATGGGTTAA
- the LOC119997116 gene encoding probable CCR4-associated factor 1 homolog 6: MSILSKGDLPVHIREVWDDNLEEEFSLLREIVDSFNYVAMDTEFPGVVLRPVGSFKNINDHNYQTLKDNVDMLKLIQLGLTFSDGNGNLPTCGTDKYCVWQFNFREFDLSEDIFASDSIELLRQCGIDFKKNSEKGIDVKRFGELLMSSGVVLNDNVHWVTFHSGYDFGYLLKLLTCQSLPDSQAGFFDLINIYFPMIYDIKHMMKFCNSLHGGLSKLAELLEVERVGVCHQAGSDSLLTACTFRKLRDNFFNGSTEKYAGVLYGLGVDNEKSNN; this comes from the coding sequence ATGTCGATTTTGTCCAAGGGCGACCTTCCTGTCCATATTCGAGAAGTCTGGGACGATAATCTCGAGGAGGAGTTTTCTTTGCTTCGAGAAATCGTTGATAGCTTTAACTACGTGGCTATGGACACTGAGTTTCCTGGGGTGGTTCTACGGCCGGTGGGGTCTTTCAAGAACATCAATGACCACAACTACCAGACTTTGAAAGACAACGTGGATATGTTGAAGTTGATCCAGTTGGGCCTCACATTTTCGGATGGGAATGGGAATCTACCCACTTGTGGAACTGATAAGTATTGCGTTTGGCAATTCAATTTTCGCGAATTTGATTTGAGTGAAGATATATTTGCTAGTGATTCAATTGAATTGTTACGCCAATGTGGGAttgattttaagaaaaataGTGAGAAGGGGATTGATGTGAAACGGTTTGGCGAGCTCTTGATGTCTTCAGGGGTTGTGTTGAATGATAATGTTCACTGGGTTACATTTCACAGTGGTTATGATTTCGGGTACTTGCTTAAGCTGTTGACCTGCCAGAGTTTGCCGGACTCACAGGCAGGATTCTTTGATTTGATCAACATTTATTTCCCAATGATTTATGACATCAAGCATATGATGAAGTTCTGCAACAGTCTTCATGGGGGGTTGAGCAAGCTCGCGGAGTTGTTGGAGGTGGAAAGGGTTGGTGTATGTCATCAGGCAGGTTCCGATAGTTTGCTAACGGCCTGCACATTTAGGAAGCTGAGAGATAATTTCTTCAATGGCTCGACGGAGAAGTATGCTGGTGTTTTGTATGGTCTTGGTGTTGACAATGAAAAGAGTAATAATTGA
- the LOC119996025 gene encoding stromal cell-derived factor 2-like protein yields the protein MALGFFALAIFLFLNLDVDNGSFSSASAASSTEGVEITYGTVLKLMHERTKFRLHSHEVPYGSGSGQQSVTGFPNVDDSNSYWIVRPEPETSAKQGDPINSGTIIRLQHMRTRKWLHSHLHASPISGNLEVSCFGGENDSDTGDYWRLVIEGSGKTWKQDQRIRLQHVDTSGYLHSHDKKYARIAGGQQEVCGLREKRADNIWLATEGVYLPVNESK from the exons ATGGCTCTCGGCTTCTTCGCCCTCGCTATCTTTCTCTTCCTCAACCTCGATGTCGATAACGGCTCCTTCTCCTCCGCATCCGCAGCTTCCTCCACCGAAGGTGTCGAG ATTACCTACGGGACGGTGCTTAAGCTGATGCACGAGAGGACCAAGTTTAGACTGCATTCTCACGAAGTACCGTATGGGTCTGGCAGTGGGCAGCAATCTGTTACGGGCTTTCCCAATGTTGATGATTCTAATAGTTACTGG ATTGTGAGGCCTGAACCAGAAACATCAGCCAAGCAAGGTGACCCCATCAATAGCGGGACCATTATCCGATTGCAACACATGAGGACTAGAAAATGGCTGCATAGTCATTTGCATGCATCTCCAATATCAGGCAACTTAGAG GTTAGCTGCTTTGGAGGTGAGAATGATTCCGATACTGGGGATTACTGGAG GCTTGTTATTGAAGGGAGTGGGAAGACTTGGAAGCAAGATCAAAGAATTCGGCTTCAACATGTTGACACTAGTGGCTACCTTCATAGTCATGACAAGAAATACGCTCGAATTGCTGGGGGACAGCAAGAG GTTTGTGGTCTCCGAGAAAAGCGTGCTGATAATATTTGGTTGGCAACTGAAGGTGTCTACCTCCCTGTTAATGAAAGCAAGTAG
- the LOC119997117 gene encoding uncharacterized protein At2g39795, mitochondrial-like, with amino-acid sequence MARLIRNAQRTLFSSCSSSTTLIHGLRRHEYCNWISHSSLPLQIRLYAANKITKSPFKENILRILRNEISYQTEYAPPHEPATRFNSFIVEDRPGEQWITMRGRHNDIEDIKIEVTMFDGFKLIPKPGEDASGEDVALHISLLVDITRENDGHKLEFACSAWTDCLEIQKVYIFSHDTMLSRPYMGPDFRKLNGNLQKELHGFLEARGVNNELSTFLHEHIMNKDRIELIKWLEKLKSFMEK; translated from the exons ATGGCTCGTTTGATTCGAAATGCCCAAAGAACTCtgttttcttcttgttcttcttctacAACCCTGATTCATGGACTGCGACGCCATGAATACTGCAATTGGATTTCTCACTCAAGCCTTCCATTGCAAATTAGACTTTATGCAGCGAACAAAATCACCAAATCGCCCTTCAAGGAGAACATACTTAGAATCCTCCGAAACGAGATCAGCTACCAGACCGAGTATGCCCCTCCACATGAG CCTGCAACCAGATTCAACTCGTTCATTGTGGAAGATAGACCAGGAGAGCAGTGGATCACCATGAGAGGAAGACATAATGACATTGAAGACATCAAAATTGAAGTAACCATGTTTGATGGATTCAAACTTATTCCAAAACCTGGAGAGGATGCCTCTGGGGAAGATGTGGCTCTTCATATAAGCTTGCTTGTTGATATCACTAGGGAGAATGATGGCCATAAATTGGAGTTTGCTTGCTCGGCGTGGACTGATTGCTTGGAGATTCAGAAAGTATACATCTTTAGTCATGACACGATGCTGTCAAGGCCGTACATGGGACCTGATTTCAG GAAGCTCAATGGCAATCTTCAGAAGGAACTTCATGGATTTTTAGAAGCGAGGGGGGTTAACAATGAACTATCTACTTTCTTGCATGAACATATTATGAACAAGGATAGAATTGAGCTCATCAAGTGGTTGGAAAAGTTGAAGTCTTTCATGGAGAAATAG
- the LOC119997118 gene encoding deSI-like protein At4g17486 — MLCRMSLEPRKKKAGSVPVYLNVYDLTPMNGYAYWFGLGIYHSGVQVHGVEYGFGAHDHSTTGIFEVEPKQCPGFTFRKSVLIGRTDLGPKEVRAFMEKLAEEYSGNTYHLITKNCNHFCNDVCIKLTGKPIPRWVNRLARLGLFCNCVLPVGLNETKIQHVKSEVGVNEEKKKLRSNSSKFTSSSNPVPPPSALSCPTSSAIRHSRQKRCLPTPLSSIHSNSTTTLSLKL; from the exons ATGTTGTGTAGAATGTCGTTGGAGCCCCGTAAGAAGAAGGCCGGGTCGGTTCCGGTTTACCTGAATGTCTACGATCTCACACCCATGAATGGCTATGCTTACTGGTTTGGCCTCGGGATCTACCATTCTGGAGTGCAAG TTCATGGTGTGGAGTATGGTTTTGGAGCACACGACCATTCAACGACTGGGATTTTCGAAGTGGAACCAAAGCAGTGCCCTGGTTTTACATTTAGGAAATCAGTTTTGATTGGAAGAACTGATCTGGGTCCTAAAGAAGTTCGAGCATTTATGGAGAAATTAGCTGAAGAGTACTCTGGGAACACTTATCATCTCATCACAAAGAACTGCAACCACTTTTGTAATGATGTGTGTATCAAATTGACAGGGAAGCCTATTCCTCGATGGGTGAATCGGCTAGCTCGTTTAG GCCTTTTCTGCAACTGTGTTCTTCCAGTGGGATTGAACGAGACAAAGATTCAACATGTTAAGTCAGAAGTCGGTGTCaatgaggaaaagaagaaactgAGAAGCAATTCAAGTAAATTCACATCCTCTTCTAACCCTGTGCCTCCTCCTTCTGCATTATCCTGTCCTACAAGTTCTGCAATAAGACACAGCAGACAAAAACGTTGCCTTCCCACTCCTCTGTCTTCGATCCACAGTAATTCCACAACCACCTTAAGCTTAAAGCTTTAG